In one window of Saprospiraceae bacterium DNA:
- a CDS encoding RNA polymerase sigma factor, whose translation MAGIDQNTGIPGLEELIKACIDQQPLAQRKMYECHYTFVKGICMRYTSRQEDCEEVMDDAFLKMFRNLDKYNAERPFKAWLRTIVVNTAIDFYRQSLRSISSGTIDEVPQLAIDEPTLSDLSTEDIMKAVQKLSPAYRTVFMMYVVDGYNHKEIAELLQITEGTSKSNLSKARLKLQELLLSMYRNELSPHLFKYTLPSNL comes from the coding sequence TTGGCGGGAATAGATCAAAATACAGGAATTCCGGGACTGGAAGAACTTATAAAAGCGTGTATCGATCAACAACCCCTTGCCCAGCGCAAGATGTATGAATGTCATTACACCTTTGTGAAGGGGATTTGTATGCGCTACACATCGCGGCAGGAGGATTGTGAAGAAGTTATGGATGATGCATTTCTGAAAATGTTCAGAAATCTGGATAAATACAATGCTGAAAGGCCATTTAAAGCCTGGTTGAGGACGATTGTAGTCAATACGGCCATCGATTTTTACCGGCAGTCCCTTCGGAGCATTTCTTCCGGTACGATTGATGAGGTTCCGCAATTGGCCATAGACGAACCGACACTTTCAGATTTATCGACAGAAGATATCATGAAGGCTGTTCAAAAATTGAGCCCGGCATACCGAACGGTTTTTATGATGTATGTGGTCGATGGATACAACCATAAAGAAATTGCTGAATTGTTGCAAATTACGGAAGGTACATCCAAGTCAAATTTATCCAAAGCCAGATTGAAGTTGCAGGAGTTGCTGCTTTCCATGTATCGGAACGAGCTATCTCCCCATTTATTTAAATATACCTTACCATCGAATTTATGA
- a CDS encoding nucleotidyl transferase AbiEii/AbiGii toxin family protein, translating to MIKPGEIQQKAREVGVRDQQIEKDYVLSWILRGIAQHEQLSKTIVFKGGTVLKKIYFEEYRFSEDLDFTLLNNEISNEQIFEWFKEVFEFVKEEANIPLAIIDNNEDGGINFYISYTGPLGGQGNNKRVKVDISRSEQLEYAPVMKDVIVGYSDLEAHQLLCYPLEEVLVEKMRTVMQRMQARDFYDIWFLLEQHDMDAAFHIKEFKKKCSSKNLKHSDFPKKLAERLPQYKGRWKSSMSEQIKDLPDFDQVEREVQRHLKKIKF from the coding sequence ATGATTAAACCAGGTGAAATACAACAAAAGGCCAGAGAAGTAGGTGTTCGGGACCAGCAGATAGAAAAAGATTATGTGCTGTCATGGATATTGAGGGGCATTGCCCAGCATGAGCAGCTTTCAAAAACAATAGTATTTAAAGGTGGTACCGTTTTAAAGAAAATATATTTTGAAGAGTATCGCTTTTCGGAAGACCTTGATTTTACACTGCTCAATAACGAAATTAGTAATGAACAGATTTTTGAATGGTTTAAAGAAGTGTTTGAATTTGTGAAAGAAGAAGCCAATATTCCACTCGCAATAATTGACAACAATGAAGATGGCGGTATCAATTTTTACATCAGCTATACAGGCCCATTAGGTGGACAGGGCAATAACAAAAGGGTAAAGGTTGATATATCCAGAAGTGAACAACTGGAATATGCTCCTGTAATGAAAGATGTGATTGTCGGCTATTCCGATTTGGAAGCACATCAGCTTTTATGTTATCCGCTTGAAGAAGTGCTGGTAGAAAAAATGAGAACTGTTATGCAGCGTATGCAGGCAAGAGATTTTTACGACATCTGGTTTTTATTAGAGCAACATGATATGGATGCTGCATTCCACATAAAAGAGTTTAAGAAGAAATGTTCCAGTAAAAATTTAAAGCATTCGGATTTCCCTAAAAAATTAGCAGAACGTTTACCACAATACAAAGGCCGTTGGAAAAGCTCCATGAGTGAACAAATAAAAGACCTGCCCGACTTTGACCAAGTGGAACGAGAAGTGCAACGACACCTTAAAAAAATCAAATTCTAG
- a CDS encoding transcriptional regulator, producing MKNKYISTQSNELLSYFNGQKRNCFDYSLAYKALPDSKASAVRELLSDMTKRGLLMRLKEGVYYIIPYEQNAENFMPDWHLIAEHLVNYTKHYIGYYSALQIHNLITQPSLKEQIVVSKQIRPSEIKIKEVPFQFIYHNDKHFFGAKKMWIDSFNKVLCSDLEKTFIDCLFKPDYAGGIVEVARAIYTSKDKIKYDTLLEYAKKFDSQAVIKRLGFLLEILDINTHVIQELQLMKTASYVVLDTELPAVGKRISRWSIQQNLETETIKSAIYT from the coding sequence ATGAAGAATAAATACATTTCAACGCAATCAAACGAGCTTCTTTCCTATTTCAACGGACAGAAAAGAAATTGCTTTGACTATTCTTTGGCTTACAAAGCCCTACCCGACTCCAAAGCAAGTGCAGTCAGAGAACTACTCAGCGACATGACAAAGAGAGGGTTGCTCATGCGTTTGAAAGAAGGTGTTTATTACATTATTCCTTATGAGCAAAATGCGGAGAATTTTATGCCCGACTGGCATTTGATAGCAGAACATTTGGTGAATTATACCAAACATTATATCGGCTATTATTCCGCATTACAAATACATAATCTAATTACTCAACCATCATTAAAGGAACAAATCGTAGTATCAAAACAAATACGACCATCAGAAATAAAAATCAAAGAAGTTCCTTTTCAATTTATCTATCACAACGACAAACATTTTTTCGGAGCGAAGAAAATGTGGATTGACAGCTTTAATAAAGTGCTTTGCTCCGACTTAGAAAAAACTTTTATTGATTGCCTTTTCAAACCCGACTATGCTGGTGGAATTGTTGAAGTGGCAAGGGCAATCTACACTTCTAAAGACAAAATAAAATACGATACACTTCTTGAATACGCCAAGAAATTTGATTCACAAGCGGTAATAAAACGATTGGGTTTTCTTTTAGAAATATTGGACATTAACACACATGTTATTCAGGAATTACAATTGATGAAAACCGCCTCTTATGTAGTGCTTGATACCGAATTGCCTGCAGTGGGAAAACGAATTAGTCGTTGGAGTATTCAGCAAAACTTGGAAACCGAAACTATTAAATCTGCTATTTACACATGA
- a CDS encoding enoyl-CoA hydratase/isomerase family protein — protein sequence MEAFVTHKIENGLATVQFFHPAHNSLPGNLLKELADTIDALGQHEQVNLVLLCSAGEKTFCAGASFDELAAINDRESGKIFFSGFAKVILAIRNCPKIVLCRVHGKAIGGGVGLAAAADYSLASKYASIRLSELAVGIGPFVIGPAVERKIGKAAFQMMAINPDEWQTAEFAKQKGLFNEVFETTEQLDAYIQHFTSKLISYNPAALFKLKSIFWEGTENWDQLLFERAAISGELVLSDYCKKAIGEFKAKG from the coding sequence ATGGAAGCATTTGTAACACATAAAATCGAAAACGGATTAGCTACCGTTCAATTCTTTCACCCGGCGCACAATTCGCTTCCCGGTAATTTGCTGAAAGAATTAGCAGACACCATCGATGCCTTGGGTCAACATGAACAGGTCAATCTCGTGCTTTTATGCTCAGCAGGTGAGAAAACCTTCTGTGCCGGTGCCAGTTTCGATGAATTGGCTGCCATCAATGACCGCGAATCCGGAAAAATATTTTTCAGTGGATTTGCCAAAGTCATTCTGGCCATCAGAAATTGTCCGAAAATAGTTTTGTGCAGAGTTCATGGAAAAGCAATAGGAGGCGGCGTTGGATTGGCTGCAGCTGCAGATTACAGTTTGGCAAGCAAATATGCCAGTATCCGTCTGAGTGAACTTGCCGTAGGCATTGGACCCTTTGTCATTGGCCCCGCTGTAGAACGCAAAATTGGAAAAGCAGCTTTTCAAATGATGGCCATCAATCCCGACGAATGGCAGACTGCAGAGTTCGCAAAACAAAAAGGTTTATTCAATGAGGTATTTGAAACGACCGAACAACTCGATGCATATATCCAACATTTTACATCGAAACTTATAAGCTACAATCCGGCTGCATTATTTAAACTCAAATCCATATTCTGGGAAGGCACCGAAAACTGGGACCAGTTATTATTCGAACGCGCCGCCATCAGCGGCGAACTTGTATTGTCTGACTATTGTAAAAAGGCAATAGGAGAATTTAAGGCCAAAGGCTGA
- a CDS encoding transferase hexapeptide repeat family protein, with amino-acid sequence MIYAYKEFIPVIHPTAFVHPQASVTGCVVIGKDVYIGPFAAIRGDFGAVYIEDGCNVQENCTIHMFPGIEVRLRENAHIGHGAIIHGSIIGVNCLIGMNAVIMDEAEIGDNSIVGAMSFIKEKMVIPPGSLVVGNPAKIIKTLSQEMIDWKSKGTELYQQLARDSHLHLKPCEPLTVLPDHYPTPTGDYKSWKKQ; translated from the coding sequence ATGATTTACGCCTATAAAGAATTTATTCCGGTCATCCACCCCACCGCATTTGTGCATCCCCAGGCATCCGTGACCGGTTGTGTCGTGATTGGCAAGGATGTTTACATTGGTCCGTTTGCTGCCATCCGGGGAGACTTTGGTGCTGTTTACATCGAGGATGGTTGCAATGTCCAGGAAAACTGCACCATTCACATGTTTCCAGGGATTGAGGTCAGACTCAGGGAAAATGCACATATTGGCCATGGTGCCATCATTCATGGGAGCATCATTGGAGTCAATTGTCTGATCGGCATGAATGCTGTCATCATGGATGAAGCTGAAATAGGAGACAACAGCATTGTGGGTGCCATGAGTTTTATAAAGGAAAAAATGGTTATTCCTCCGGGAAGTCTTGTTGTAGGTAATCCGGCAAAAATTATCAAAACTCTTTCGCAGGAAATGATAGATTGGAAAAGTAAGGGTACGGAACTTTATCAGCAACTGGCAAGAGATTCTCATTTGCATTTGAAACCCTGCGAGCCACTTACAGTATTGCCGGATCATTATCCCACTCCCACCGGAGATTATAAAAGCTGGAAGAAACAATAA
- a CDS encoding DUF2461 domain-containing protein: MAAYFDAEFLKFFKELKKNNNREWFQANKERFKVKVEQPFHELVTAVIEEMKSINPRIQITAKDAIFRIYKDIRFSNDKTPYKEFISAIVSQGGRKDYVSAGLYFELNHEGIKVYSGIYMPDKNQLASIRYYIADHLKEFQKAKSDKKFVKRFGKILGDQNKVLPADLKEAAALENLIYNKNFYFNCSLDKEMLHSPKLVKELVSCFKDAMAVNSFLEKAILAGK; the protein is encoded by the coding sequence ATGGCTGCTTATTTCGATGCAGAATTTCTAAAATTTTTCAAAGAATTAAAGAAGAATAACAACAGAGAATGGTTTCAGGCCAACAAGGAAAGATTTAAGGTAAAAGTTGAACAACCCTTTCATGAATTGGTAACTGCTGTGATTGAAGAAATGAAATCAATTAATCCCCGTATTCAGATTACGGCAAAAGATGCCATTTTCAGGATTTACAAAGACATTCGTTTTAGTAATGACAAAACCCCATATAAAGAATTTATCAGTGCTATCGTTTCACAGGGCGGACGAAAGGATTATGTTTCAGCGGGTTTGTATTTTGAATTGAATCACGAAGGCATAAAAGTTTATTCAGGGATCTATATGCCCGATAAAAACCAACTGGCTTCGATCCGGTATTATATTGCCGATCACCTCAAAGAATTTCAGAAAGCCAAATCCGATAAAAAATTTGTGAAACGATTTGGAAAAATTCTTGGCGATCAGAATAAAGTGCTTCCAGCCGACCTGAAAGAAGCTGCTGCCCTGGAAAATTTAATTTACAACAAGAATTTTTATTTCAATTGCAGTTTGGACAAAGAAATGTTGCATTCTCCTAAACTGGTGAAGGAATTGGTTTCCTGTTTTAAAGACGCCATGGCCGTGAATTCTTTTCTGGAGAAGGCCATCTTGGCAGGAAAGTAA